ATATGCAATTGGTACGCGATGAGCTCGCTCGCGACTTTCCCGCCGAACGCGCCAAGATTGTCGAGCTGCTCATCGACGGTGCCCCGATCGGCCGTGAGCACGCCGAATCGCGATTGGGCTACCCACTCGACCGATCCCATAGCGCCGCCATCATTGGGGCGACCGGCTCCAAGGCGACCACAGCCACCTCGACCGAGTCGCCGAGGCATTCGGCCATGCTGCCGGATGCCCACACCCACTGGTCGTGGTTGCCAGCGCCGCGACTCGCTGGGTGTGGGTGAAAGACGCCGATTCGTTCGACATCGATCCGATTCACGAGGTGCTCCACCAAGTCCCCGACGCGCGCATCGCCGTCGGGACCACCGCGCCGGGAATCGACGGATTCCGGCGCAGCCACCGAGATGCACTCACCACCGCTCGCATGTTGATCCGGCTACGATCACCCCACCGAATCGCGTTCTTCACCGACGTCGAGATGGTCGCGTTGCTCACCGAAAACCCCGACGGTGCAGACGACTTCATCAAAAACACACTCGGAGACCTCGAGTCGGCCAGCCCGGCCCTGAAAACCATGTTGTTGACGCTCATCAACCAAGGGTGCAACGTCTCTCGCGCCGCGAGACTGCTCTACACCCACCGCAACACGTTGATGAACCGGCTCGAGACCGCGCAACGACTCCTGCCCCGACCCCTTACCGACACCACGGTTCACGTTGCCGTCGCACTCGAAGCCCAGCAGTGGCGCGAGAGGCAAACCCGCGATACCGCGGCAAAGCCATTGCCGAGCGTTACCACCGCGCCCTAGCGACAGCACAGCACCGGCTGGCACCCTATGGCAGCAGCACGACCGAGCCGGTCGTCTTGCGGGCCTCCAGGTCCTGGTGGGCACGCGCGGCATCGGCTAGCGGATAGCGTCCGCCGACCGCTACGGTGACCACCCCGCTGCCGATCGCGTCGAACAGCTCGGCGGCCCGCCAGCTGAACTCCGCACCGGTGCGGATGAAGTGGAACAGCGATGGACGGGTGAGGTACACCGACCCGGCCGCGTTGAGGCGCTGTGGATCGAGAGGCGGAACGGGACCGCTGGCTGCGCCGAACAGTGCCAGTGTCCCGCGGACGGCCAGGCTGGCCAGGCTGGCGTCGAAGGTGGTGGCGCCCACACCGTCGTACACGGCTTGCACACCGGCGCCGCCGGTCAGCTCACGAATCTTGCCGGCGAACTGCCAGGTGTCCTCGGGGTAGTCGAGAACCTCGATCGCACCGGCATCCCTGGACAGCTTGGCCTTCTCCGGGGTCGAGACGGTGGTGATCACCCGCACCCCAAGGTGAGTGGCCCACTGCGTCAGAATCAGCCCCACGCCGCCGGCGCCGGCATGCACCAAGACGGAGTCGCCACGCTGCACCTGATACACCGACTTCAGCAGGTAGTGCGCGGTCAGACCCTTCAATAGCGCCGAAGCCGCCACCTCGGATGTGATGCCATCGGGCACCTTCGCGGTCAAAGATGCTGGTGCAATGCAGAATTCGGCGTAGGAGCCGTTGGCTGACGCGCTGACCACTCGGTCGCCCACGACGATGCCGCCGGTGTCGGCTGCCGTGGCTGCTGGGCCGGTGGCTACCACCGTGCCGCACACCTCGGAGCCGATGACGAACGGCAGTTCGCGCGGATATTGCCCGGAGCGGAAGTAGGTGTCGATGAAGTTGACGCCGATGGCCTCGGCCTCGATCCGCAGGTCGCCGTGGCCGGGTTGGGGTTGCGGCTTGTCGACGTAGCGCAATACATCAGGGCCGCCGGTTTCATTGACTTCGATCGCGTGCATGTGGCTATCATGCCCGGGCATGAAGCTCGCTCGTCCGGACGTCTTCCATCCGCGCGTCGTTTTGGCCGGCTGGCCGCAGCAGCCCACCGGTGACGGCGACGACGCCGGGCTGGTTAACGCGCTGCGGCACCGTGGGTTGCACGCCCGTTGGTTGGCTTGGGACGATCCCGAGGTCGTCCACGCGGATCTGGTGATATTGCGAGCGACCCGTGATTACGCCCGGCGGCTCGACGAGTTCTTGTCCTGGACCACCCGCGTGGCCAATGTGCTCAACGCGCGTTCGGTGGTGGCCTGGAATGTCGACCGACGCTACTTGAGCGACCTGGCTGATCGAGGGGTGCCGACGGTGCCCGGCGAGGTGTACGCGCCAGGAGAACAGGTTCGGCTGCCACGTAAGGGTCAGGTCTTCGTCGGTCCGACTGTCGGTACCGGGACACGGCGTTGCAACGCCCGGTTCGCAGCGGAGTTCGTCGCGCGGCTGCACGCAGCCGGCCATGCGGTCCTCGTTCAGCCCGGTGGTCCTGCTGTCGAAACCGTGCTGGTCTTCCTCGGCGGCGAGCCGTCACACGCGTTCATCGAACAGGCTGACACTTTGCGGCCGGCGGAGCCCGACTTCGAAACCTGGGACGTGGGTGCGGCCGCGCTGGCCGCCGCAACCGCCCAGGTGGGCGTCGATCCCGGCGACGTGCTTTACGCGCGGGCCCACGTGATCGGTGGAAGCCGAGATCCCCGACTGCTGGAACTGCAATTGGTGGACCCGTCGCTGGGTTGGCAGTGGTTGGACGCCGACACCCGCGATGTCGTCCAGCGCGACTTCGCGCTGTGCGTGGAGTCGGCGTTGCAGCGGTTGGGACTGGGCCCGCTCTCGCACCGAGGCCCATAACGGGCCCGCCCATAGCGCCGCGAAGCGGTCAAGTGGGTCGCGGCGGTTCGTCAAGATCACGCCCACCCGCGCATGCCCCGATCTAGGCTGCCGCACTACTTCGCTGCGCTCAGCAAACCCGGATTCCAGGTGGCAGGCAGCACCGGCACATGTGGGCGATTGCCAAATCCGTGACCGCGTACGGCTGACAGTCCCTTCGGTTGTGTAGCAAAATCCTTCGCCGCCGTTCCAGCAAAACCCGTCATAGCCGAACGCTCGAACGACTGCGGCTCTACCACCCGAGCATGCAATGGCTCAGCTGGCGGAGCAGCATCCGGGGCTCCCGTGTCGCTGCTCGGCGCCGATGCCTCGGCCGCGGGTCCGCTCGAGCAAACGCTTCGCACCAGCACCTCACCACCGCCACTGGTCGGGCTTTGGCCCGTCCGCGACATATGATCGAGCCCCCCGCCGATAGAAGTGGGTAGGCCCACTGGCAACGTGATCGAGGCGGCCAGCCCTCCGACCGCCAACGCGCCGGCGCTGGCGACTGGAATCGACACTCCGACCGCCGCCGCGATGAGCACGATATTGCTCGAGAGTGCGGACAACAAGTCAGACAACAGGGCCAGCAGCGCCGGAATCAGATTTTGGAGTAGTGCGATCAGTGGGATGAGGACCGCCACTATCGCCTGAAGTATCAGCGAGCCGAGCTGAAACAGTAAGCCACCCAGAAACGTGAGCAGCGGACCGATCGTTACCACGATCGTCTCCCAGAGCCAGAAGACCCCCTGTAGAAGGTTCACCGTGATCCAGTCGATGATCCAGTAGATCTGCGTGTAGATCCAAAAGATCCAGTCCCATATGCCACCGGGTGGCGGCGGGGGCGGTGGCGGAGCCGGGCCGAAGACGTTCTGTGGGAGAGGAGTTTTGATGATGGGTGGTGCTGGTGTCGCGGGCCGCGCCGCGGCCGACGCCGCAGTCGATTCCGCCTGGTAAATGTCCATCACGACGGCGGCTTGTACCCACATCCGAGCATAGTCAGTTTCATTGATGACAATCGGAATGGTGTTGATTCCAAAGAAGTTTGTTGCGCACAGCACCTCGTGGACAGCGTGGTTAGTAGCCAGCTCTTCCAGCGTCGGCATGTCGGCAAGTGCACCGACGTAGGCCCCAGCGGTGACCGAATGGCTAGCGGCCAGTTCGGCGTACCCGCAGCTCGTCTCTATCAGCCATGCGACATACGGCAAATAGGCAGCCGCATAGGCTTCGGCGCTAGGACCCTGCCACACCCCGGCATGTACCGCATCTAGCAATGCAGTGAGTTCTCCTGCTGCCAAGGCATATTCGACACTCAACGCGGTGCACTGCGACGATGCGGCCAACATGGACTCTGCCCCTGGGCCGCCCCTGAGCAACCCCGAGTGAACCTCCGGCGGAAACGCTGCCCACACCGGCATCGTCATAAACCGATACCTCCTTTCCGCGACCAGCCCGCTACGAGCGGGAGGCTTATGCGTGCCTCGAGAGCGAATTTCCTTCAGTGCAACGAATCCGAGCAAGGCCGTACGCATACAGCGCCTAGCCAAATCGTGCTGGGCGCTGGTCGCATGAGCCTCGACAGGGCTCCGTTAAGTCAATGGGAGCGGAATGCACCGTCGAAATTGGACTTCCAACCTTAGTACCCTACGGGGGTAATCATGTGCAAGTCGCACATTCTGCCACGCTCAGAATGGAACCTGCCGCGTGTCAACAAGTTGGACATCGGCCATATGGTACGAAAGTTGCCTCTCACACAACACGATCAGGTTGCCTACTTGTGCTGCACGGAAATCCGACTTCCGCGAAGCCGCACACCAACTCACGCCCTCTCGCCTCACTGCCATTCGCGTGCATGGGCAATTCGTGTCAACCGATTAGCGGAGAAAGAGTCTACCTACGGTGACGTAACCGAATATTGCACTAGAAAATGGCCAATTTGGGCACCGGAGCATGACTGAGCCAACCGCTGCAAGCGCGGGCCAGCGAAACAGCCGCCGAACGGTTTCATTGATCGGGTGCTGAGCTGATCCGTGCGGCCAGTCTGGCTATGGTGCGCTTGGAGCAGCGCCCGGATCGGGACTTCGACATTGAGTCCGAGTCGGATCCGCACCATGAGCTGGGCGGCTGAAAGCGATTTCCGCCCAAGGTGAGCATTCTCGTCTCGCCCATCAAGTTTGTCGTTGACGGTTACAGGTCGGCGCATGTTGGCTGGCGCGTGGCTACGGTGGCGCTGACAAAGCACGCGCCGATCGCGGATAACTGCTCTGCGGCAGGCGAATTCAGTCGTCAGGTGGGCCGTCAACGTTCGCGCCACCAACGCGGCTGGTACGCGCCATCCCGTCGCGCATCGACGCCCATAGCGCCGCGGTAGCCGCCGTACACGCCGCGGCGCCGGCGACGTGAATGGCGACCAGGGCGGCGGGCACGCCGGTGAAGTATTGCGTGGTGCCGACGGCGGCTTGGGCGAAAACCAGCGCGAGCAACACGGCGAGTCGAACCAGAATCGCCCGGGCGGCGCCGACGGCAAGAAGTCCGAAGCCCAACCCGACCAAAAGCGCGAGATAGGCGATCAGCAGCGAGGAATGCATGTGCACCAGGGTGGTGACCTCGACTTTCAGCCGTGGCACTGTGCGGCTGGCGCTCCGGTCACCCGCATGCGGGCCGGCTGCGGTTACCAGCGTGCCCGTCACCAGCACTGCTCCCAGGTTCAGCGCGCTCAATGCCGTCAGCGTCCGCAGGGGTCGGGCCACCCGCTCGCGCACCACTGAATCGTCGGGCTCACCGATCTTGACGTAGAGCAAGACCGCCAGCCACACCATCGTCATGGATGCCAGCAGGTGGATGGCTACCGTCCACCACAGCAGCCCGGTGAGCACGGTGATGCCACCGATCACTGCCTGCACCACCGTCGATGCGGGCATCAGCCACGCATAGACCAGGACCTCGGCACGTCGGCGCGCCCGGGTGACAGCCAGTACGGCCAGCGCCGCGGTGATGATCACCGCCAAGGTGATCATCCGGTTGCCGAACTCCACGGCCTGATGGATTCGCGGCACCTCGGCGACTGCGACCGGGGTGAAGCTGCCCGGAAAGCACTGCGGCCAGGTCGGGCAACCCAATCCCGATGCGGTGACGCGGACGATCGCGCCGGTGACGGCGATACCACCCTGGGTGAGGATGACGGCCGCGGCAAGGATCCGCTGGATACGCAGACTGGGGTCGGGGAGCAGGTCCACCAACCGCAACAGCGCTCGTCCAACGGGCATCGCCCGATCGTAAGGCACCGAAAACTACACGTTGTAGTACGGTCGCCCGCACTGAAACTGCACCCACGCACAGATGGCGTGTCTTGTGCTTGATGCGCTGTCGGGGTGCTCGGCGGCCGGTTAGGTGAACCGGAACCAGCGCAGCGCCGCCAGCGCGGCCAGCGCTCCCCAGGCTGCCAGGACGACGACCCCGAACCAGTCCACCGACAAGGTCATGGCCTGTGACAGCGCCTCGGTGAGCGCGCCCGACGGGGTGATCCGCGCTGCCCACCGGACGACCGTCGGGATCACGTCGGTTTCCAGCGTCAGCGCGCCGAATCCGGCGAACACGAACCACATCAGGTTGGCGACCGCCAGGACGATCTCGGCCCGCAAGGTGCCCCCAAGTAACAAACCCAGGGCCGCAAAACCCGCGGTGCCCAGCGCGATAATCCCCGCACCCAACGTCAGGGCGGCCAGCGTTGGTCGCCAGCCGAGTGCAAAGCCGATGGCGCCCAACATGATTGCCTGTAAGAACACCACGGCGACCACTGCAAGCGACTTGCCGGCGATGATTCCCCAAACGGGCAGTGGGGTAGCCCCGAGTCTTTTGAGTGCGCCGTAGCGGCGATCGAACGCTACCGCGATGGCCTGCCCGGTGAATGCGGTGGAGATCACCGCGAGCGCCATGATGACCGGGACGAAGGTGGCGGCTCGGTTGTGGCCGAACGAACCCAGCGGTAGCAGTGTCATCCCGATCAGCAAGGTTATCGGGATGAACATGGTCAATAGCAGTTGTTCGCCGTTGCGTAACAGCAGCTTCAATTCCAGGCTGAACTGTGCCGAAAGCATCCGGTGGACGGCACTTGGGCGTGGGTCCGGGCTAAAGGTGCCGGTGGGGAAGAGGGGCCCGTTGGTTTGTGTCATTGCCGCAACTTCCTGCCGGTGAGATCGAGGAACACATCCTCGAGGCTGCGTTGCTCGACGCGCATGTCGGTGGCTAGCACGTTGATTTGCGCGCACCACGCGGTGACCGTTGCCAGCACCTGCGGGTCAACCGGGCCTTCGACCAGGTACTCGCCCGGGGCCACCTCGGTGGTCTGGTACTCCTCGGGCAGCGCGCAGGCCAACAGGGACAGGTCGAGGCGCGGCGGCGCGGTGAACCGCAACTGGTCTTTGGCGCCGCTGCGCATCAGTTCCGCAGGCGTCCCCGCGGCCACCGTCACTCCGTGGTCGATGATCACCAACCGATCGGCGAGCTCTTCGGCCTCCTTGAGTTGATGCGTGGTCAGCACGACGGTCACGCCATCGCGGCGCAGCGCGTCGATCAGCTCCCACACCAGCAGCCGGGCATGGGCATCCATACCCGCGGTCGGTTCGTCGAGAAACACCAGCTCGGGACGCCCGACCAGCGCGCAGGCCAGCGCAAGCCGTTGCTGCTGCCCGCCGGAGAGCCGTCGATAAGTAGTGCGGGCGGCGTCGGTGAGACCCAAGGTCTCCAGCAGCCATTGCGGGTCCAGCGGGTCGGCGGCGTAGGAGGCGACCAGGTCCAGCATTTCGCCCGCGCGTGCGGCCGGGTAGCCGCCGCCACCTTGCAGCATCACGCCGATGCGTGCGCGCAGGCGTGCGTTATCGGTGACTGGGTCCAGTCCGAGCACCTCGATCGTGCCGGCGTCTGGGCGGACGAAGCCCTCGCACATCTCGACGGTCGTGGTCTTGCCCGCGCCGTTGGGGCCCAGCAGCGCCAGCACTTCGGCGGCATGCACGTCGAGATCGAGGTTGGAAACGGCAGTGAGCGACCCGTATCGCTTGCATACTCCGCGTAGCCGCATCACTACGGGGTCTTTGGCGAACACTTTGGCGGCCGAGCTCACGTGGAGTCAGCGTAGGCGTCGGGCGCCGCCTTGCGACTGGGGGTGGCCCGCCGGGTCGCGGGACTCGGTGGGGTCTCGGGGACCGGCGCTACCTCTTTCAGTGGTTGGCCATCTTCGTCTTGGCCGTCCTCGGCGGGCAGCGGCCGCCAGGCTAACCGGGTGTACGTCAGGGCAATGAGTACCACCACGATGATGGCACTAGCCAAGGTGGCGTCCACAATCTGGAACAGCGCGAACCGGTCGCCATTGGCAGTCGGCCCGAAGATACCGACAATAAGGGTGACCGCGATTGCCGCCACCCGGAATCCCGGTCGGGTAGCCCACGCGGCCAACGGAGTGATGGCCCACAGCAGGTACCACGGTTGCACGACGGGAAACAGCAGTACGGTGATGGCCAGCGCGACGCCGAGGCCGCCGACCGGATGCAGCCGGCCGCGGAGCACGGCTAGTAACAGCCAGCAGACCATCACCATGATGATCAGTACGCCGCTGGCACGGGTCAGCGACAACACGGCGGTGGTGTGATCACCCAGGCCCAGCAGAATGCCAACTTGCCCGGTGCCCAGGGCCAGCAGTGTTGGCGGTGACATCCAGCTGCGCACCACGTTGGCGGTGCCCAGCGTGTAGATCCAGCCGAATCCGAGCCCACTTGCCCAGCCGACGATGGCCATCACCGCCAGTGTCAAACCCGTCATCGCGGCACCGGCGAGCAGCAGCGCTCGTAGGGTACCGCCCCAGCGGTATGCCAGCGCCGTCGTGACGAAGCCCATCGCCAGCAGCGAGGGGAGTTTCACCTGCGACGACAGCGTGATCAGGATCGAACCCGCCGCCAGCATGCCCAGCGGTTCCCAGCTCGCGTGGGGTCGCCAGGATGTGGGCAGCAGTCGCGGGGCGTTCGCCAAATCAAGGCCACGCAGCGCGAATTCGACGCCTGTCAGCATCAGTCCGAGCATGACTGCTTCGTTGTGGATGCCGGCGACCAGATGCATGATCAGCAGCGGATTGGCCGCGCCTAGCCATAGTGCGCTGACCTCGGCGACGCCGCAGCGCTGAGCCAGCCTTGGGGTGGCCCACACGATCAGGGCTACCCCGATCAATACCACAAGCCGGTGGCAGAGCACGGCAGCGACGATGTTCTCGCCGGTCAGGGATGAGATTCCGCGCCCGATCCACAAGAACAGCGGACCGTAAGGCGCCGGTGTTTCCCGCCACAGGCTCGGAACCGACAGCGTGAACACGTGGCCCAGACCCAACCCGGACGCCGGACCCACCGTGTACGGGTCGAGCCCCTCTCGTGAGATCTGGCTCTGAGCCAGGTAAGAGTACACATCCTTGCTGTACATCGGTGGTGCGATTAACAGCGGCAGTATCCACAGCAGCAGGGTGCGGTCCAGCTCGCCGCGCGACATCCGTCTCTTGCCCAGCGCGAACCGGCCGAGCATCAACCAGGCCAGCGCCATCATGACCGCCCCGGTCGTGGTCATCGTCAGGGACACCGTCTGGATTCGCGACGGCAGATTGAGCAGCCGCACCCCGAAGGTGGGGTCTTGGACGACGGGTCTGGCCCCGGCACCCAGGGCGCCGATGGCCATCAGGACCGTGCCGGTGGCCCCGAACAGGCGGGTGCGCTGAAGTGCGGTGAGTTCGGTAACGTTCAGCGGCGAACCCACCGCCTGCTCGTCGCCGTGCAAGCTGGCGATCGAGGAGCTCAGCGTGTGGTGGCGGGCTGCCATCAGAGCAGCCTAGCCCCGGCGACGAGGCGGGCCGCGGGACGCGGCCCGCCCGAGGAGCGGGGCGGTCGGGTTCGGTCCCGGCGACGAGGCGGGCCGCGGGACGCGGCCCGCCCGAGGAGCGGGGCGGTCGGGTTCGGTCCCGGCGACGAGGCGGGCCGCGTGGCAGAGTGTGACCAGCGCAACCCTGCACAGAGGGCACCCTTGCTAGACCGATTCCCGGAATTGCGTCACACTGGTGTTGTGAAAATCCCGTCCGAGCTGGGTTCCCGCCCTGCGGTCGCAGCGGGCCCGGCAGCCGCAGCTGCCGGGTCGGATGGTCACACCCGGCGCGCCATCGTGCGGCTGCTGTTGGAGTCGGGATCGATCACCGCCGGCGAGATTGGCGATCGGCTGGGCATATCGGCCGCCGGCGTGCGGCGGCATCTCGATGCGCTGAACGAAGCGGGCGACGCCGAATCCGTGGCGGCTGCGACATGGCAGCAGGTGGGACGCGGGCGGCCGGCAAAGCGGTACCGGTTGACCGCGGCTGGCCGGGCCAAGCTCGACCATTCCTACGACGACTTGGCATCGGCAGCCATGCGGCAGCTGCGAGAAATCGGCGGTGAGGATGCGGTGCGCACGTTTGCCCGGCGGCGTATCGATTCGATCTTGGCCGGCGTCGAGGCGGCCGACAGTGCCGACGATGCGGCGCTCGAGGCGGCCGCCGAACGGATCGCCAGTGCGCTCACGCAAGCGGGCTACGTCGCCACCACTACCCGGGTCGGCGGACCGATCCACGGTGTGCAAATCTGCCAGCATCATTGCCCGGTATCCCATGTCGCCGAGGAATTCCCAGAGTTGTGCGAGACCGAGCAGCAGGCCATGGCCGCGGTGCTGGGCACCCACGTCCAGCGGTTGGCGACCATCGTCAACGGAGATTGCGCCTGTACCACCCACGTACCCCTTTCTCCGGCGCCCAGCCCGCGTCCACCCACCACGAGCACCAAAGGAGCGTCTCGATGACACTCACGCCAGAAGCGTCCAAGACCGTCGAATCTTTGACCCAGGAAGAAGCGATCGCTTCGCTGGGCAGGTACGGCTACGGTTGGGCGGACTCCGACACCGCAGGCGCCAGCGCGCAGCGCGGGCTCTCCGAGGCGGTGGTGCGCGACATCTCCGCGAAAAAGAATGAGCCCGAGTGGATGCTGCAATCTCGGCTGAAAGCGCTGCGCATCTTCGAGCGCAAGCCGATGCCGCGCTGGGGGTCCAACCTCGAGGGCATCGACTTCGACAACATCAAGTACTTCGTGCGCTCCACCGAAAAGCAGGCCACGAGCTGGGATGATTTGCCGGATGACATTAGAAATACCTACGACCGACTTGGAATTCCGGAAGCTGAAAAGCAGCGTCTGGTTGCTGGTGTAGCGGCCCAGTACGAATCCGAAGTGGTTTATCACCAGATCAGGGAGGATCTAGAGGCTCAAGGTGTCATATTCTTAGACACTGATACTGGTTTGCGGGAACACGAGGACATATTTAAGCAATATTTCGGAACGGTAATTCCTGCTGGCGACAATAAGTTTTCTGCGTTGAATACAGCAGTTTGGAGTGGCGGCAGCTTCATATACGTTCCGCCGGGTGTGCACGTCGACATCCCGCTGCAGGCCTACTTCCGGATCAACACCGAGAACATGGGCCAGTTCGAGCGCACGCTGATCATCGTCGATGAGAACGCCTACGTTCACTATGTGGAGGGCTGCACGGCTCCCATTTACAAGTCGGACTCGCTGCATTCGGCGGTCGTGGAGATCATCGTAAAGCCGGGCGGCCGTTGCCGTTACACCACGATTCAGAACTGGTCGAACAACGTCTACAACCTGGTTACCAAGCGCGCTCGTGCCGAAGCCGGCGCCACCATGGAGTGGGTCGACGGCAACATCGGGTCCAAGGTGACCATGAAGTATCCGGCAGTCTGGATGACCGGTGAGCACGCCAAGGGCGAGGTGCTGTCGGTGGCTTTCGCCGGCGAAGACCAGCACCAGGACACCGGCGCCAAGATGCTGCACCTGGCCCCGAACACGTCGAGCAACATTGTGTCCAAGTCGGTGGCGCGCGGCGGCGGCCGCACGTCCTACCG
The nucleotide sequence above comes from Mycobacterium decipiens. Encoded proteins:
- a CDS encoding quinone oxidoreductase family protein, which gives rise to MHAIEVNETGGPDVLRYVDKPQPQPGHGDLRIEAEAIGVNFIDTYFRSGQYPRELPFVIGSEVCGTVVATGPAATAADTGGIVVGDRVVSASANGSYAEFCIAPASLTAKVPDGITSEVAASALLKGLTAHYLLKSVYQVQRGDSVLVHAGAGGVGLILTQWATHLGVRVITTVSTPEKAKLSRDAGAIEVLDYPEDTWQFAGKIRELTGGAGVQAVYDGVGATTFDASLASLAVRGTLALFGAASGPVPPLDPQRLNAAGSVYLTRPSLFHFIRTGAEFSWRAAELFDAIGSGVVTVAVGGRYPLADAARAHQDLEARKTTGSVVLLP
- a CDS encoding PPE domain-containing protein produces the protein MTMPVWAAFPPEVHSGLLRGGPGAESMLAASSQCTALSVEYALAAGELTALLDAVHAGVWQGPSAEAYAAAYLPYVAWLIETSCGYAELAASHSVTAGAYVGALADMPTLEELATNHAVHEVLCATNFFGINTIPIVINETDYARMWVQAAVVMDIYQAESTAASAAARPATPAPPIIKTPLPQNVFGPAPPPPPPPPGGIWDWIFWIYTQIYWIIDWITVNLLQGVFWLWETIVVTIGPLLTFLGGLLFQLGSLILQAIVAVLIPLIALLQNLIPALLALLSDLLSALSSNIVLIAAAVGVSIPVASAGALAVGGLAASITLPVGLPTSIGGGLDHMSRTGQSPTSGGGEVLVRSVCSSGPAAEASAPSSDTGAPDAAPPAEPLHARVVEPQSFERSAMTGFAGTAAKDFATQPKGLSAVRGHGFGNRPHVPVLPATWNPGLLSAAK
- a CDS encoding COX15/CtaA family protein encodes the protein MPYDRAMPVGRALLRLVDLLPDPSLRIQRILAAAVILTQGGIAVTGAIVRVTASGLGCPTWPQCFPGSFTPVAVAEVPRIHQAVEFGNRMITLAVIITAALAVLAVTRARRRAEVLVYAWLMPASTVVQAVIGGITVLTGLLWWTVAIHLLASMTMVWLAVLLYVKIGEPDDSVVRERVARPLRTLTALSALNLGAVLVTGTLVTAAGPHAGDRSASRTVPRLKVEVTTLVHMHSSLLIAYLALLVGLGFGLLAVGAARAILVRLAVLLALVFAQAAVGTTQYFTGVPAALVAIHVAGAAACTAATAALWASMRDGMARTSRVGGANVDGPPDD
- a CDS encoding ABC transporter permease, yielding MTQTNGPLFPTGTFSPDPRPSAVHRMLSAQFSLELKLLLRNGEQLLLTMFIPITLLIGMTLLPLGSFGHNRAATFVPVIMALAVISTAFTGQAIAVAFDRRYGALKRLGATPLPVWGIIAGKSLAVVAVVFLQAIMLGAIGFALGWRPTLAALTLGAGIIALGTAGFAALGLLLGGTLRAEIVLAVANLMWFVFAGFGALTLETDVIPTVVRWAARITPSGALTEALSQAMTLSVDWFGVVVLAAWGALAALAALRWFRFT
- a CDS encoding ABC transporter ATP-binding protein, encoding MRLRGVCKRYGSLTAVSNLDLDVHAAEVLALLGPNGAGKTTTVEMCEGFVRPDAGTIEVLGLDPVTDNARLRARIGVMLQGGGGYPAARAGEMLDLVASYAADPLDPQWLLETLGLTDAARTTYRRLSGGQQQRLALACALVGRPELVFLDEPTAGMDAHARLLVWELIDALRRDGVTVVLTTHQLKEAEELADRLVIIDHGVTVAAGTPAELMRSGAKDQLRFTAPPRLDLSLLACALPEEYQTTEVAPGEYLVEGPVDPQVLATVTAWCAQINVLATDMRVEQRSLEDVFLDLTGRKLRQ
- the mptB gene encoding polyprenol phosphomannose-dependent alpha 1,6 mannosyltransferase MptB; this translates as MAARHHTLSSSIASLHGDEQAVGSPLNVTELTALQRTRLFGATGTVLMAIGALGAGARPVVQDPTFGVRLLNLPSRIQTVSLTMTTTGAVMMALAWLMLGRFALGKRRMSRGELDRTLLLWILPLLIAPPMYSKDVYSYLAQSQISREGLDPYTVGPASGLGLGHVFTLSVPSLWRETPAPYGPLFLWIGRGISSLTGENIVAAVLCHRLVVLIGVALIVWATPRLAQRCGVAEVSALWLGAANPLLIMHLVAGIHNEAVMLGLMLTGVEFALRGLDLANAPRLLPTSWRPHASWEPLGMLAAGSILITLSSQVKLPSLLAMGFVTTALAYRWGGTLRALLLAGAAMTGLTLAVMAIVGWASGLGFGWIYTLGTANVVRSWMSPPTLLALGTGQVGILLGLGDHTTAVLSLTRASGVLIIMVMVCWLLLAVLRGRLHPVGGLGVALAITVLLFPVVQPWYLLWAITPLAAWATRPGFRVAAIAVTLIVGIFGPTANGDRFALFQIVDATLASAIIVVVLIALTYTRLAWRPLPAEDGQDEDGQPLKEVAPVPETPPSPATRRATPSRKAAPDAYADST
- a CDS encoding helix-turn-helix transcriptional regulator, whose amino-acid sequence is MAECDQRNPAQRAPLLDRFPELRHTGVVKIPSELGSRPAVAAGPAAAAAGSDGHTRRAIVRLLLESGSITAGEIGDRLGISAAGVRRHLDALNEAGDAESVAAATWQQVGRGRPAKRYRLTAAGRAKLDHSYDDLASAAMRQLREIGGEDAVRTFARRRIDSILAGVEAADSADDAALEAAAERIASALTQAGYVATTTRVGGPIHGVQICQHHCPVSHVAEEFPELCETEQQAMAAVLGTHVQRLATIVNGDCACTTHVPLSPAPSPRPPTTSTKGASR
- the sufB gene encoding Fe-S cluster assembly protein SufB; protein product: MTLTPEASKTVESLTQEEAIASLGRYGYGWADSDTAGASAQRGLSEAVVRDISAKKNEPEWMLQSRLKALRIFERKPMPRWGSNLEGIDFDNIKYFVRSTEKQATSWDDLPDDIRNTYDRLGIPEAEKQRLVAGVAAQYESEVVYHQIREDLEAQGVIFLDTDTGLREHEDIFKQYFGTVIPAGDNKFSALNTAVWSGGSFIYVPPGVHVDIPLQAYFRINTENMGQFERTLIIVDENAYVHYVEGCTAPIYKSDSLHSAVVEIIVKPGGRCRYTTIQNWSNNVYNLVTKRARAEAGATMEWVDGNIGSKVTMKYPAVWMTGEHAKGEVLSVAFAGEDQHQDTGAKMLHLAPNTSSNIVSKSVARGGGRTSYRGLVQVNKGAHGSRSSVKCDALLVDTVSRSDTYPYVDIREDDVTMGHEATVSKVSENQLFYLMSRGLTEDEAMAMVVRGFVEPIAKELPMEYALELNRLIELQMEGAVG